A DNA window from Halopelagius inordinatus contains the following coding sequences:
- a CDS encoding fumarylacetoacetate hydrolase family protein has translation MQYYAVAGAERPALVARDGRDAFDLTSANPNVETFSDLARAANVTNQSIDDVARGLLDEAESFSADDLSERARRPAAPDEVWAAGVTYHISEQAREAESGMPDVYLDVYEGERPEIFFKATESRTVGPNDAVGIREDSTWDVPEPELGVVLYRGDIVGYTIGNDVSSRSIEGANPLYLPQAKVYDRCCSIGPCIASPDDVGDPQNLEMTMTIERDGEIQYEDSTSTSEMVKSCEELVSYLSRHNTVPETAVLLTGTALVPSEEFTLAEGDVVRIEMDGIGVLENTVTVV, from the coding sequence ATGCAGTACTACGCAGTTGCGGGCGCAGAGCGTCCAGCACTCGTCGCGCGAGACGGCAGGGATGCGTTCGATCTGACCAGTGCGAATCCGAACGTCGAGACGTTCTCCGACCTCGCGCGGGCGGCGAACGTCACGAATCAGTCCATCGACGACGTGGCCCGCGGACTACTCGACGAGGCGGAGTCGTTCTCTGCGGACGACCTATCCGAACGGGCCAGGCGGCCCGCCGCGCCGGACGAGGTGTGGGCCGCGGGCGTGACGTACCACATCAGCGAACAGGCGCGAGAGGCCGAGAGCGGAATGCCGGACGTCTATCTCGACGTCTACGAGGGGGAACGCCCCGAGATATTCTTCAAGGCGACGGAGAGTCGGACGGTCGGACCGAACGACGCCGTCGGAATCCGCGAGGACTCGACGTGGGACGTTCCCGAACCCGAACTCGGCGTCGTCCTCTACCGCGGTGACATCGTCGGGTACACCATCGGCAACGACGTGAGCAGTCGTTCGATCGAAGGGGCGAATCCGCTTTACCTCCCGCAAGCGAAGGTGTACGACCGGTGTTGCTCCATCGGTCCCTGCATCGCGTCTCCCGACGACGTCGGCGACCCGCAGAACCTCGAAATGACGATGACCATCGAACGCGACGGCGAGATACAGTACGAAGATTCGACGTCCACCTCGGAGATGGTCAAGTCGTGCGAAGAACTCGTCTCGTACCTCTCGCGGCACAACACGGTTCCCGAGACGGCGGTTCTCCTCACCGGGACGGCACTCGTCCCGAGCGAGGAGTTCACCTTAGCGGAAGGCGACGTCGTCCGCATCGAAATGGACGGTATCGGCGTTCTCGAAAACACGGTCACGGTCGTATAG
- a CDS encoding fumarylacetoacetate hydrolase family protein: MHRVRFRDPAGSVRTGRWTDDGLAFGGETFDPDDVDVLPPCEPTKIVCVGLNYAKHAAESGMDIPDRPLLFLKPPNALAAHGDTVTLPAGKERVDYEAELAVVIGEQCRNVSEDEAMDYVAGFTCLNDISNRDDQDVEQNWIRGKAFDNSAPLGPVLATPDEVPDDASIELRVNGETKQDSSRADFIFSIPELVAEITEYMTLEPGDVISTGTPEGVGPLSGGDRVEIDIEGIGVLEHTVRED, encoded by the coding sequence ATGCACCGCGTACGATTCCGCGATCCTGCCGGGAGCGTCAGAACCGGACGGTGGACGGACGATGGACTCGCGTTCGGCGGCGAGACGTTCGACCCGGACGACGTCGACGTACTCCCCCCCTGCGAACCGACCAAGATAGTCTGCGTCGGCCTCAACTACGCGAAACACGCGGCGGAGTCCGGGATGGATATTCCGGACCGACCGCTCCTGTTTCTCAAACCGCCGAACGCGCTGGCCGCCCACGGCGACACCGTGACGCTCCCCGCCGGCAAAGAACGAGTGGACTACGAGGCGGAACTGGCCGTCGTCATCGGCGAGCAGTGCCGAAACGTCTCGGAGGACGAGGCGATGGACTACGTCGCCGGCTTTACCTGCCTGAACGACATCTCGAACCGCGACGACCAAGACGTCGAACAGAACTGGATCCGCGGAAAGGCGTTCGACAACAGCGCACCCCTCGGCCCGGTTCTCGCGACGCCCGACGAGGTACCCGACGACGCGAGCATCGAACTGCGCGTGAACGGCGAGACGAAACAGGACTCCTCGCGGGCGGACTTCATCTTCTCGATCCCCGAACTCGTGGCCGAGATTACGGAGTACATGACGCTCGAACCCGGCGACGTCATCTCGACGGGGACGCCCGAGGGCGTCGGCCCCCTCTCGGGCGGCGACAGGGTCGAAATCGACATCGAAGGCATCGGCGTCCTCGAACACACCGTCCGCGAGGACTGA
- the xacF gene encoding 2,5-dioxovalerate dehydrogenase, with product MPTTNYIDGEWTDAESGETLEVTNPAYPDEVVAEYAKGSAEDAEAAIEAAAAASEEWGATPGPERGAILNQTARLLEDRKDELTETLVREEGKTPAEAGPEVQRAIDIFYYYAQKASDHGGTVKAASGRSKNLYTRKEPLGVAGLITPWNYPIAIPAWKIAPALATGNAVVIKPASLAPGVAKGIVECLDEAGIPDGALNMVIGSGSDVGGVITDHDAVDAVSFTGSSAVGHHVYDAATDDQKRIQTEMGGKNPTVVSDTADVEEAVDIVASGAFGVTGQACTATSRAIVYDDVYDEFVDGVVAAAEDIEVGPGLDGYDMGPHVSESELESTLEYVDIGQDEGATLETGGEEVELDDADGYFVSPAVFSDVDPEMDIAQEEVFGPVLSVIRVENYEEAVEVANGVDYGLAASIVTDDHSEANRYVEDIEAGVVKLNEKTTGLELHVPFGGMKNSSSNTYREQGDDALEFFTTTKTVYDNY from the coding sequence ATGCCCACAACGAACTACATCGACGGAGAGTGGACCGACGCAGAGTCCGGAGAGACGCTCGAGGTGACGAACCCGGCGTATCCGGACGAAGTCGTCGCGGAGTACGCGAAAGGCTCGGCCGAGGACGCCGAGGCCGCCATCGAGGCCGCGGCGGCGGCCTCCGAGGAGTGGGGGGCCACGCCCGGGCCGGAACGCGGCGCGATTCTCAATCAGACCGCGCGCCTCCTCGAAGACAGAAAGGACGAACTGACCGAGACGCTGGTGCGAGAGGAGGGGAAGACGCCCGCGGAGGCCGGACCCGAAGTACAGCGAGCCATCGATATCTTCTACTACTACGCGCAGAAGGCCTCGGACCACGGCGGGACGGTGAAAGCCGCCAGCGGACGCAGCAAGAACCTCTACACGCGGAAGGAACCGCTCGGCGTCGCCGGTCTCATCACGCCGTGGAACTACCCCATCGCCATCCCGGCGTGGAAGATAGCGCCCGCGCTCGCGACGGGTAACGCCGTCGTGATCAAACCCGCATCGCTCGCACCGGGCGTCGCGAAGGGAATCGTCGAATGTCTCGACGAGGCGGGTATCCCTGACGGCGCTTTGAACATGGTCATCGGTTCCGGAAGCGACGTCGGCGGCGTCATCACGGACCACGACGCGGTGGACGCCGTCTCCTTCACCGGCAGTTCCGCGGTCGGACACCACGTCTACGACGCGGCGACGGACGACCAAAAGCGCATCCAGACGGAGATGGGCGGGAAGAACCCGACGGTGGTCTCCGACACGGCGGACGTAGAGGAAGCCGTAGACATCGTCGCGTCGGGCGCGTTCGGCGTCACCGGACAGGCGTGTACCGCCACCTCCCGAGCCATCGTCTACGACGACGTCTACGACGAGTTCGTCGACGGCGTCGTCGCCGCCGCCGAAGACATCGAGGTCGGTCCCGGACTCGACGGCTACGACATGGGGCCGCACGTGAGCGAGAGCGAACTGGAGTCGACGCTCGAGTACGTCGACATCGGGCAGGACGAAGGTGCGACGCTCGAAACGGGCGGCGAGGAAGTCGAACTCGACGACGCGGACGGCTACTTCGTCTCGCCGGCCGTCTTCTCGGACGTGGACCCCGAGATGGACATCGCCCAAGAGGAGGTATTCGGTCCCGTCCTCTCCGTCATCCGCGTCGAGAACTACGAGGAAGCCGTCGAAGTCGCAAACGGCGTCGACTACGGCCTCGCCGCCAGCATCGTGACGGACGACCACTCCGAGGCCAACCGATACGTGGAGGACATCGAGGCGGGCGTCGTCAAACTGAACGAGAAGACGACCGGACTCGAACTTCACGTCCCCTTCGGCGGGATGAAGAACTCTTCGAGCAACACCTACCGCGAACAGGGCGACGACGCGCTCGAATTCTTCACGACGACGAAGACGGTCTACGACAACTACTGA
- a CDS encoding C-terminal binding protein, whose translation MKVVVTDYDFPDLSIERELAEEAGVELEAAQAKSPDEVAAAAEGADALLVQYARVDESVFESTDLRAVGRYGIGVDSVDVEAATEHGVSVLNVPAYCIDEVSTHAFSLLLACVRNVARYDREIRDGTWDWTVGKPIRRFAGRTLGLAGFGKIPRAVTEKARAFDLDVVVYDPYVDAEDVESHGAEKVEFEELLERSDFVSVHAPLTEETERMFDADAFDAMDDAAILVNTARGSVVDVDDLYDALTGGRIGGAGIDVMPTEPPEDRSLFELENVVATPHVSWYSEDSYEELRRTVTSDVLGVLHGDEPQNPVNELD comes from the coding sequence ATGAAAGTCGTCGTCACGGACTACGACTTTCCGGACCTCTCGATAGAACGCGAACTCGCGGAGGAGGCGGGCGTCGAACTGGAGGCGGCGCAGGCGAAGTCGCCAGACGAAGTCGCGGCGGCCGCAGAGGGGGCCGACGCGCTTTTGGTCCAGTACGCGCGGGTGGACGAGTCGGTGTTCGAATCGACCGACCTCCGCGCAGTCGGGCGGTACGGAATCGGCGTCGACAGCGTGGACGTAGAGGCCGCGACGGAACACGGCGTCTCCGTCCTCAACGTCCCCGCGTACTGCATCGACGAGGTATCGACGCACGCCTTCTCGCTTCTGTTGGCCTGCGTCCGCAACGTCGCGCGGTACGACCGGGAGATACGCGACGGAACGTGGGATTGGACCGTCGGCAAGCCGATTCGCCGGTTCGCGGGGCGGACGCTCGGACTCGCCGGGTTCGGGAAGATTCCGCGCGCGGTGACGGAGAAGGCGCGGGCGTTCGACTTAGACGTCGTGGTCTACGACCCGTACGTGGACGCCGAGGACGTCGAGAGTCACGGCGCGGAGAAGGTCGAGTTCGAGGAACTGCTCGAACGCTCGGACTTCGTCTCCGTCCACGCCCCGTTGACGGAGGAGACAGAGCGGATGTTCGACGCCGACGCCTTCGACGCGATGGACGACGCCGCGATTCTCGTCAACACTGCCCGCGGGTCCGTCGTCGACGTAGACGACCTGTACGACGCCCTCACCGGGGGCCGAATCGGCGGAGCGGGCATCGACGTGATGCCGACCGAACCCCCCGAAGACCGGTCGCTCTTCGAACTCGAAAACGTCGTCGCGACGCCGCACGTCTCGTGGTACTCGGAGGACTCCTACGAGGAACTCAGACGAACGGTGACGTCGGACGTTCTCGGCGTCCTCCACGGTGACGAACCGCAGAATCCGGTGAACGAACTCGACTGA
- a CDS encoding SDR family NAD(P)-dependent oxidoreductase encodes MPDESSERAAFTYDPVTVDGKTAVVVGGTSGIGRAIALAFAEEGANVVPTSRTEERVAATAEEVRERGSEALEVTCDVTDRDSLESLADATIDRFGGVDVVVNSSSAIARSSVSEVTDEEWEHVLDVQLTGTHRTVQTFVTRTDVESVVNIASLSSVLGIDELAAYSSAKGGIDGYTHAAAKDLGPEVRVNAVRPGFIATAQTADAYAEDTHRYERVTERAPSGRIGRPEDVAGAVVYLASDAASYVTGETITVDGGFTPSAF; translated from the coding sequence ATGCCCGACGAGAGTAGCGAACGCGCGGCGTTCACGTACGACCCGGTGACAGTCGACGGAAAGACGGCCGTCGTCGTCGGCGGAACGAGCGGTATCGGACGAGCAATCGCACTCGCGTTCGCAGAAGAGGGAGCGAACGTCGTCCCGACGAGTCGGACCGAAGAGCGAGTCGCCGCCACCGCCGAGGAAGTGCGCGAACGCGGGAGCGAGGCGTTAGAAGTCACCTGCGACGTGACCGACCGCGACTCGCTCGAATCGCTCGCCGACGCGACCATCGACCGCTTCGGCGGCGTCGACGTCGTCGTCAACTCCTCCAGCGCCATCGCCCGGTCGTCCGTCTCCGAGGTGACAGACGAAGAGTGGGAACACGTCCTCGACGTGCAACTGACCGGCACCCACCGGACGGTCCAGACGTTCGTCACCCGCACCGACGTAGAGAGCGTCGTCAACATCGCGTCGCTCTCGTCCGTCCTCGGTATCGACGAGTTGGCGGCGTACTCGTCCGCAAAGGGCGGTATCGACGGCTACACCCACGCGGCGGCGAAGGACCTCGGACCGGAGGTGCGCGTCAACGCCGTCCGTCCGGGTTTCATCGCCACGGCGCAGACGGCGGACGCCTACGCCGAGGACACGCACCGGTACGAACGAGTCACCGAACGCGCGCCGTCGGGGCGCATCGGACGGCCCGAAGACGTCGCCGGGGCCGTCGTCTACCTCGCAAGCGACGCCGCGTCGTACGTCACGGGTGAGACGATTACCGTCGACGGCGGCTTCACTCCGAGCGCGTTCTGA
- a CDS encoding IclR family transcriptional regulator, translated as MGTNTANTIGALGTSLRILEALKEKGNAGVTELANELDLPKSTVYSHLRTLREHEYVDWHDETYCIGLKFLDFGEHTRNRMRIYDVAKPEVQALADETGELANLLVEEHGEGVYLFRAKGEQAVNLDTHAGMRVGLHCTSLGKAVLAHLPEERIDEIVDRWGLPARTANTVSTREELDEELAAIRERGYATDNGERLSGLRCVAAPITNPDGHAIGAVSVSGPTSRMKGETFRSEVPERVQSAANVIELNLTYS; from the coding sequence ATGGGAACAAACACCGCGAACACGATAGGGGCGTTGGGAACGTCGCTTCGAATCCTCGAAGCGTTGAAAGAGAAGGGTAACGCCGGCGTGACGGAGTTGGCGAACGAACTCGACCTGCCGAAAAGCACCGTCTACAGCCATCTCCGGACGCTTCGCGAACACGAGTACGTCGACTGGCACGACGAGACGTACTGTATCGGTTTGAAGTTCCTCGACTTCGGCGAACACACGCGCAACCGGATGCGAATCTACGACGTCGCGAAACCGGAGGTTCAGGCGCTGGCCGACGAGACGGGGGAGTTGGCGAACCTCCTGGTCGAAGAACACGGCGAGGGGGTCTACCTCTTTCGCGCCAAAGGCGAGCAGGCGGTCAATCTCGACACGCACGCGGGGATGCGCGTCGGTCTGCACTGCACGTCGCTCGGAAAGGCGGTTCTCGCACACCTCCCCGAGGAACGAATCGACGAGATAGTCGACCGATGGGGACTCCCGGCGCGGACGGCCAACACCGTCTCGACGCGGGAGGAACTCGACGAGGAACTCGCGGCCATCCGCGAACGCGGATACGCCACCGACAACGGGGAACGCCTCTCTGGACTCCGGTGCGTCGCCGCGCCCATCACGAACCCCGACGGACACGCCATCGGCGCCGTCAGCGTCTCGGGGCCGACCAGTCGGATGAAAGGCGAAACGTTCCGCTCCGAGGTACCCGAACGCGTCCAGAGCGCGGCGAACGTCATCGAACTGAACCTGACGTACTCGTAA
- a CDS encoding UxaA family hydrolase, whose product MSIPSITGRTFEGVPRKDGSVGVRDNVLVLPSVICSHIVADRIASRVDHAVSTPHDHGCAQLGADNEQTRRTFLSLAQNPNVAGTVVVGLGCEEVQSADVAGALESRDVPVRELSIQGVGGTDECVERGVDAATDLVAARESGRSDATIGDLTLGIVSSDLDTSTVDVADPLVGDVARAVVAAGGRVVVAGNERVVAHSEAARDATDEAARDSLDDLLARHEGHPPRATRVGRFARKRSFEEVTRSWGTRDVSEVLAYGERAGISEGLALVDAPSRFAEATTALAAAGANVVVHVTGDGILAGHPLVPVVKVTGDPGTAAALPDDVDVEAASADADDLLETLVSVANGERSCAERHGLTEFAITRIGPSM is encoded by the coding sequence GTGAGCATCCCATCCATCACCGGACGGACGTTCGAGGGCGTCCCCCGCAAGGACGGGAGCGTCGGCGTCCGCGACAACGTTCTCGTCCTCCCCTCTGTCATCTGTTCGCACATCGTCGCAGACCGCATCGCCTCGCGGGTGGACCACGCCGTCTCGACGCCGCACGACCACGGGTGCGCTCAACTGGGTGCCGACAACGAACAGACGCGGCGGACGTTCCTCTCTCTCGCGCAGAACCCGAACGTCGCGGGAACCGTCGTCGTCGGACTCGGGTGCGAGGAGGTCCAAAGCGCCGACGTGGCGGGAGCGCTCGAATCTCGGGACGTTCCGGTTCGAGAACTGTCGATACAGGGCGTCGGCGGAACCGACGAATGCGTCGAACGGGGCGTCGACGCGGCCACCGACCTCGTCGCCGCGCGCGAATCGGGCCGGTCCGACGCGACCATCGGCGACCTGACGCTCGGCATCGTATCGAGCGACTTAGACACCTCGACGGTGGACGTGGCGGACCCCCTCGTCGGCGACGTGGCGCGCGCCGTCGTCGCCGCCGGGGGCCGCGTCGTCGTCGCCGGGAACGAACGCGTCGTCGCTCACTCCGAGGCCGCCCGCGACGCGACGGACGAGGCCGCACGCGACTCGCTGGACGACCTGCTAGCGCGACACGAGGGGCACCCGCCGCGGGCCACGCGGGTCGGCCGTTTCGCCCGAAAGCGCTCGTTCGAGGAGGTGACGCGGTCGTGGGGGACGCGAGACGTATCCGAAGTGCTCGCGTACGGCGAACGCGCGGGCATCTCAGAGGGACTCGCCCTGGTCGACGCGCCGTCGCGGTTCGCGGAGGCGACGACGGCACTCGCCGCCGCGGGTGCGAACGTCGTCGTCCACGTCACCGGCGACGGCATCCTTGCCGGACACCCGCTCGTCCCGGTGGTGAAGGTGACCGGCGACCCCGGGACGGCGGCGGCACTCCCGGACGACGTGGACGTGGAGGCGGCGTCGGCCGACGCCGACGACTTGCTGGAGACGCTGGTCTCCGTGGCGAACGGCGAACGTTCCTGCGCGGAGAGACACGGACTCACGGAGTTCGCCATCACGCGCATCGGACCGTCGATGTGA